Within Oribacterium sp. oral taxon 102, the genomic segment GTCGCAGCCTCGAGTCCCGCAATCTCCGTGAGGTCCTGTCCCCAGAACTCCGTATTCTGAAGCACCGCCTTCACCAGCGCCTCTATAGAATCCGCTCTGTGCGCGAAATAGAAGTCGAGCACGAAAGCGTCATCCTGAATCTTGTACTCATTGCCCGCCGCTCTCCGGGCGATCAGCCCGTCTTCCTCACGGCGCAGCAGCTCGTCGGAATAGAAGGCGATATAGGCAGCAAGGCTCATCGTCAGCACCACCGGAAGCTTCCCGAACTTCTCGACATACTCGAGAAGGGACGGCATATTTCTTGCTCTCCACTTGGAGGTAGAATTCAGCGAGATGGACAGAAGCTGATGATCCACAAACGGATTATTGAAGCGATCCTCCACCGCTGCCGCAAACTGCTCGCAGTCCTCCCTGTCCAGCGGAAGAATCGGGATGATCTCCTCCTTCAGCATCTTGTTCATATAAGCACGCACAACCGTATCATGCATGCAGTCCCGTACGATATCGAAGCCGGCAAGGTAAGCGCCGAGCACGAAGCCGGTATGTGCGCCGTTCAGGATACGAACCTTTCTCTTCTTATAGGGTGCTACCTCCGGCACGACATGGACATTGAGTCCGGCACGCTTGAAGGGAAGCCGATCTGCAAGCTCTGCCGGTCCCTCGATGTACCAGACGCCGAAAACCTCTCCGACATCCGTCAGCGGATCGGTATAGCCGTTCAGGCTATCCAGCCGCTTGAGCTCCTCCTGATCCCGGATCCGTCCCGGCACGATCCGATCCACCAGCGTAGAGCAGAAAAGATTTTCCTTCTCCACCCAGGC encodes:
- a CDS encoding tagaturonate reductase, translating into MEKLNYEVLEKAGYQGYILKDAPVRVMQFGEGNFLRAFVDYWFDMANERAGWNGKISLVQPIAQGLTDYVNAQEGLYTLYLRGSEGGERVDRKRVISSVKDCLNPYTAEGFAAMLELAKSDTLEYIVSNTTEAGIVYDPETGFNQTPPQSFPGKLTRVLYERFRAGKPGVVVLSCELIDNNGRELKKVVERHIAEWGLGEDFAAWVEKENLFCSTLVDRIVPGRIRDQEELKRLDSLNGYTDPLTDVGEVFGVWYIEGPAELADRLPFKRAGLNVHVVPEVAPYKKRKVRILNGAHTGFVLGAYLAGFDIVRDCMHDTVVRAYMNKMLKEEIIPILPLDREDCEQFAAAVEDRFNNPFVDHQLLSISLNSTSKWRARNMPSLLEYVEKFGKLPVVLTMSLAAYIAFYSDELLRREEDGLIARRAAGNEYKIQDDAFVLDFYFAHRADSIEALVKAVLQNTEFWGQDLTEIAGLEAATVKNLAKIRAEGARAAYESVL